From Struthio camelus isolate bStrCam1 chromosome 21, bStrCam1.hap1, whole genome shotgun sequence, one genomic window encodes:
- the LOC104141951 gene encoding transcription factor HES-5 has protein sequence MECGKLNQDGDPQALREVTRYKSGAELAPSNTLLLDFHASEIFLPCSGQMAPSTVFMAPDNLLTAKEKNKLRKPVVEKMRRDRINSSIEQLKLLLEKEFQRHQPNSKLEKADILEMTVSYLKQQSQLQMKTAGCFRKSSQFDFREGYSRCLQEAFHFLSLHKVQTETQTKLLSHFQKSQSAAPELPFSSGNRSTPKQGSPKDANTLWRPW, from the exons ATGGAGTGTGGGAAACTCAACCAAGACGGAGACCCACAGGCTCTCCGTGAGGTTACGCGCTATAAAagtggggcagagctggctcCCAGCAACACGCTTCTCCTGGACTTCCACGCTTCGGAGATCTTTCTTCCTTGTTCAGGACAAATGGCTCCCAGCACTGTTTTCATGGCACCTGACAATCTGCTGACAgcgaaagagaaaaataaa CTCAGGAAGCCAGTGGTGGAAAAAATGCGCCGTGATCGGATTAACAGCAGCATCGAGCAGCTGAAACTGCTCCTGGAGAAGGAGTTCCAGAGACACCAGCCCAACTCCAAGCTGGAGAAAGCCGATATCCTAGAGATGACTGTCAGCTACCTGAAACAGCAGAGCCAGCTGCAGATGAAGA CTGCAGGATGCTTCCGTAAAAGCTCTCAGTTTGACTTCAGAGAGGGCTACTCTAGATGTCTGCAAGaagcttttcatttcctctctctccatAAAGTCCAAACAGAAACACAGACCAAACTTTTAAGCCACTTCCAGAAGAGCCAGTCAGCTGCTCCAGAGCTTCCCTTTTCTTCCGGCAACCGCAGCACCCCGAAGCAAGGATCTCCAAAAGACGCCAATACTCTCTGGAGGCCCTGGTAG